GTTAAAGATTCCGGTATCCCATACATCTTAATGTTATTACAGCCAATTTTAAAAGCATCATCATAATTTCTCCCAGCACCAAGGGCGTCATAAAATGCTGTGGAGAATTTGATAGCAGCATCATCTGTAATAGCTCGTTCCATACCAATAACACACTCAACGTGCTGATGTATTGCTTTAGCTTGCTCTTCAGAGTAACAAGCATTAAGCAGTACACACTCAACTTTTTTAAATAACCCAAATAGGTCTGCTAGTGATTTTGTACTAACTAGCTGCATTTGCCCAAAATCATTCTCTAGGACAATACCACCGGAATGCGAACCTGCTGTGGTAGCGTTCCTCTGTAGCTCCTTGGAATCTCTACCTAACTCTGCACCGTCACCCCTTTTTCCATGACCAGAGAAATGTACAAACTGTGGTTCCTTATCTAAGAGAGTACGACGCAATTCATCAATACGTACTGCCCCTTTGGTAATAATTTCAACACTATCTCTATGTTGGAAGCGTTCCAATGCATTCTGTATTTCCCGTACCTCCTTCTCCAAACAGAGTCTCTCTGTATCTATAGGATTTGCCGATAAAATTAAAATCCTCTTTTTCATAATGTCTTAAAGATGATATTGCGGATAGTGAGAATGTCTTAACTAGGAGAGCAATACATGATAATGGATACAACATGAGTATGTAATTTTCCGGCTTAAAAAGTCATAATGCTCCTTTTCTGCTCTTATCTGTCGCTCTTAAGTAATATTAAGAAATATTATATTTATATGTATTAACAAAAAACTATGTTATCCAGAAGAGTGTCGATATCAAGTTGTTGACTGAACATGAATTCAAGCCTCGTAAGGTAAATTCTTTATCTCTCACTAGGTTTGAGATTGAGCAACTTATGCAGTTCTTTCCCACTCATCTCTTGAAATTCCAAAAATCAAAGTATCCCACCAGCGCCCCTTAAACCATTCATTCTCAGTAAATCTTTCCTCAAATTGCATCCCTACTTTTTCCATCACTCTAGCAGAGGCAAGGTTTTCAGCAATGCACCAGCCATAAATACGTTGTAGCTTTAACTCCTCAAAACCAAACTTTATCATGGTGGTTGCTGCTTCCGTTGCATATCCCTTTCCCCAGTAATCTGCAGCTATTTCGTAACCAAGGGAAGCTTCTGGTAATTCTGGTTTTATTTTGCGAATACCACAATTTCCAATGACTTTTTCTTCTTCTTTTAAGACGATCGCTAACTGAAATTTCGTTCTTGGCACTTGCTTTTGCTGTTCTAAAAACATTTGCACAAATTCTTGCACATCAGTTTCGCTACGTGTCTCCCATTCGTAAAATTCCAGGTATTGTGGATCTGCTTGGTAGTCAAAAACGGCTTGCC
This genomic interval from Scytonema hofmannii PCC 7110 contains the following:
- a CDS encoding CHAT domain-containing protein translates to MKKRILILSANPIDTERLCLEKEVREIQNALERFQHRDSVEIITKGAVRIDELRRTLLDKEPQFVHFSGHGKRGDGAELGRDSKELQRNATTAGSHSGGIVLENDFGQMQLVSTKSLADLFGLFKKVECVLLNACYSEEQAKAIHQHVECVIGMERAITDDAAIKFSTAFYDALGAGRNYDDAFKIGCNNIKMYGIPESLTPKIIGDGSKSLFSSNLKATELKEHEETSIMNNSPNVSYNYSVQGNNNNSVQGNNNQVSFGRTDIDERKLTKDEVINLLAELEYLVQETEIPKQLKEDVIENLTNTKKALSKAEPQKKVANGNLDTMTETLEKASKTVDACKTLWDKAKPIVVKVASWLGTAASSHLLGL
- a CDS encoding GNAT family N-acetyltransferase, which gives rise to MILSSQRLTLREFMPEDWQAVFDYQADPQYLEFYEWETRSETDVQEFVQMFLEQQKQVPRTKFQLAIVLKEEEKVIGNCGIRKIKPELPEASLGYEIAADYWGKGYATEAATTMIKFGFEELKLQRIYGWCIAENLASARVMEKVGMQFEERFTENEWFKGRWWDTLIFGISRDEWERTA